GTATATGGCcgatcttgaagatctaGGTTTTCTTCCTATGGGTTATTCAAAACATGAAGATAAGTTTCCTGTGTTCAATAGGAATTCTCAAAACTTCGCTATCCTTCGGGCTATTTCAACAGCTGCACTTTACCCTCATATTGCTCGAGTCGAGCCACCTGATCCTAAGTATCTATCCTCTGGCTTTGGTTCTATAGTCATGGATCCAGATGTTCGCAAGATCAAGTACTGGATTCGAAATGAAGAAtatatcaagaagagactcGAGGGTAGAGACGCTCGTGATGATAACTTGTTGCCTGCAACGAGAgcatttcttcatccatcatctaccttcttctctttttctggATTCTCAGAAGAGGTGTCGCAGAATGATATCAAAATGGATTCCGATGGAAACTACGTTTACGCGCCTACCATTCCGAATGCGGGTGGCAGCAGTGTGTCCTCGTCTCCTCTTTCTGCCTCCTTTATTGCATACGACTCCTCACAGACGACTACTAAACTTTATCTTCACGGTGCCACACCTACTTCTGTGCTTGCATTACTATTATTCGATGGTGATATCTCATATGACCTTTCTTCTACTAGTTCCGGACGTCCATCTCCGGGTATCGTTATGGATAGTTGGTTGCCAATAAGGACTTGGTGTAAGAATGCTGTGATGATCATGAAGCTCCGTAGACTTCTTGATAAGTTCTTGGACAAGCGATTGTCAACTCCTTTGTATGGCGAACAAAACGAAGAGAATATCGATGATGAGGGCATATTAAGTTCTGATATCATGACAACGATCGAAAGAGTTCTATCAATAGAGAGACGTTGAATGCAAGCATGTCAATAAAATTAATCGTTATTATTTTAGCAAAGTATTTACTTCTACTCGTTTACCCTGTATTCATTCAATCCGCACTCGCTTAGAACAGCCTGAGAAGTCCAGTATTTCAAACCTTCTTTAGCTAGCTTCAACGGCAGTTGCAATCTCATACAAAGAAGTCCAAGCTTAACCCGTGATTTGGGAGGCTGCTCCTGGAAAAAGTAGATTATAGCCGCCTTGTCAGCAGTTACCAAAAATTTATGTGACGTCCCCTTGATTTCAAGACTAAGGTTCACTTTACTGAGAGAAGGACAAATCAATAActtccttcctcttttatGGGCTTCATATGCCTTTTGATAGCCAACATAAGCAGCATTGACTTCCTCAGGCAGCTTAAATGAATACTTCGGAAGCTTGGGCCAATAAAGATGCGAAATGATTGATGCATGCACATTATCTGGAGCTTTCCCCTTCAATTTGCGGTCTATGGATTTACTCTGGAGCATATCCTTTAACATCACATCGAGAGAATTGAACTCCTGGTTTCCAAAACGCGACTTGAGCAGATGCATATCATTATAAATATCTCTAACATCGTAGTTTGTAACCTGCAACAATCTCTCCGAGAACACCTTTACAAACTCCTCCACAAATAGATCTTTTGACTCAAATATCGAAATTAGAGATTCCACAATGTCTTCTACGACACCCTTCCGAAAATCTGGAAGGGCATCAACCGGATCTGGAACCCATTCAAGAACTCGTTCCGTTTCGTTATGTGCCATAGATCGATTATTCGAATTGCGTAACTCGATGGCAAGTTCAATTAGCTTGTTCTCAGGCGAGGTATTCAACAAAGCATAAACTATCCGCTGAACCGTATCCTTGCGACTTTTCAAATAATTTCTAATGGGTCGACAAGCCTTATCCAATAAGACTCCACGGTGATCaataataagaaaagaTCTGATGGCAGAAATGTAACAGGAAATGATATCAGTAGAATCAGTACCAGCATGAAGTAACCTTTTCTTACTCTGAAAGATAAAGGATTCAACTAGTCTAGATTGTTGCTCAGCTGTGCCTAGACACAGACgaacttcttccaatgcGCACTTGGAGTCTGGATAATCGATGACGATATCAAATATTTCGTCGGTTCTGAGCTTTGCAAGTTCGATTTTAGCAATCTCAACTAAGCATACCGCACTAAACTCATCATCCGGAACCAACCTATCCATTCGTGGAAACAATTCATCCTTCACCCATGAAAGTAGCCTACTTAGCCTAGGTTTGTTCCAACTATGAGCGCATATGTCGTTCACAAACATTTTGATGCGACTGTGAGCGGTATCGAGTAGAAGCAGAGTCAACTCCGAGTCCAGGTCAATTTTATTCAAGAGACCGGCCAGCTTTACAAGTGAATGTGAAGTTGTAGTGTCGTCTGAAAACAAATTATCTTCGTACACACGCTTTATCGCTTGTAGAACAGTGCTTTTATTTACCCAACTTTGGAAAACAGTATCTTCCAATCTCTCCATGAGCCTTTCCTGCGTGGAATTGAGACCAACAATTTCATATGTTCGATGGAGCAATTCAGAGAGATTGCTAAtgtgacgaagaagaatttctAGCCACTCATACCCTACTAAAGAGCCTTCGTCTTCACTCAACGTATTAAGTTTCCGGCGAATCATGCCACTAAATTTATCAAACATCCAATCATTACAACTACCGATGGTCCTAAGGGAATTTTTGACTCTAAGCGGGACCTCAACCATTTGTGTAAAGTCTGGATTGATCTGTTCTGAAAGCCAGTCTAAGACTACAGCGTAATCTGATGATGGATCATCCTGATCGACTTCTTCATGATATGGGCTTCCAAAAATATCACTGACAATCTTCACATCGATTGGGATGGAATACATCATATGTAATATAATAACGACTCgaaagagaaataagaGATATAAACAAAATGTAGTTATCTACTATTCACTATGACATAAAGCGCGGAGTAAGgaagatcaaaaaaaaaaatacgAATAAATCTCTATTAGCATTGAATCTCCATTACTCTTCTGCTTTTGGATCATTTCACATACCATGGCTCGTCCAGCTTCTGTGAGACAATTTCTAGAAGTTTCGGGAATAAGTTCGTCTGAAGTGGCTACATTTTTCCTTGATCGTAATAATGGTAGGCTCGCCGAGTCTATTAATGACTTCTTCAGTAATCCGAGAGTGGTAcaagaggttgaaaagagaactaAGAAGAACAGCAAGAAAAGCATGAAGTCTGTAAGTACAGAACTTAAAGAACTATTTAACAAGTATAAGGAGCCACAGCTAGATTCGACCGGAAAGTCCTATATTGGAATAGACGGTACGATGAGATACCTTGAGGATCTAGGATACGAgcctgaagatgaagttgtGCTATGCTTGGCGGATTTCTTAGACTCACAAAAAGTGGGGGACTTTAAAGAGGAGCAATTTCTTACGAATTGGAACAATGTGGGTTGCAATACCATTGAACAAATGCATAATTATATAGACATCAACTTAAGACCCAAATTGCTAGACGATCCTGAGTATTTCAGAGCGATTTATCAGTAtaccttcaagttcattttggagaaaaatgaaaaaacCCTTCCTTTGGATATGGCCCAAGAGTACTGGCATCTATTGCTACCCGGAGAGTTTTCCCTTGAATTGGAAACGTTTATCAAATTCTTACATGATACATCAAAAACTGAGATCACTAGAGACCAATGGAATATGCTTTTACCATTTCTTCAGGATTACCATAATGATCCAACTCTTAATGGTTATGATGAGAGTCAGTCGTGGCCGTTGTTGATGGATAAATTTTACGAATACATCAAATCTGATGAGCACTAAAAAAAGTTGGCAGCAGTTGACAGGGTTAAAGAACTACACAGGTTGATATAATCGCCTCGAATGTCGCAGTTGTCAACTGATCGAGACCGAATACTGAGAGGGCAATAAAGCTCTCATTGTACTCTCATTTAATTTCTGCATAGTTGTAATCGCATgttttttttgaattctATGTGAGGTTTTTGCTTAGATTCGTATGCTTTATTATAACATGCATATATACACGGAGCAGTGGCTAtgaaatcccttttttcCGCTTATGAATTATTTTGAAGCTCCGTTGAGTCTGCAGGAAtttgagaaaaaaaaattcaaaaaaaacttcaataaaaaattttaagaTCTAGAGAGTTTGATATCGTTTGTATCTGTATCCATATAGTATTCAATCCTTTAATTACAGCACAATATTTGCCATGGTTAAGTCATATACTCGTTATGAACTTGCAAATACATTGGGAGTAATTGCTTCCCATTCAAATTCGATATATATTGCTCCAAATTTAGAAATCAATAAGAAATCAGCTGGTAAAGTTATCACTGCCGGTTTAGAAGAGATTCTTGTATGGAATATTAAAGCTGGGGAATTGCTAGAAAGGCTTCGTGATGGAGTTGTGCCTGGTGCTCTAAATTCAGCCACACAGTCACCTCCAGCTCAAGTAAACAGTCTGGCATATGAACCTGTGTCAAATGTACTAGCGGCGGGATACTCTGATGGATCTATTAAGATATGGGATTTAACATCAAGATCCGTGATTATAAATTTTGAAGGTCATCGTTCTGCAGTGACTGTTTTGAAGTTTGACAGATCCGGAGCAAGACTTATTAGCGGTTCAAGGGATACTACGATCATTCTTTGGGATTTGGTGGGTGAAACTGGTTTATTCAAACTTAAAGGTCACAGAGATCTGATAACGGGCATCGAGTTTTTGAGTGATGTTGATAAGACAGGAACTGACGATTTAGATGACTGGTTGCTAACTACAGCTAAGGATGGACTCATTAAGCTTTGGGATCTAAAGTCACAGCAGTGTATTGAGACTCATATGGCACATAGTGGCGAATGCTGGTCTCTAGCTTTAAATACTACAAAGGAAATGTGTATCACATGTGGTATGGAAAATCAGGTcaagatttggaagattgaTTTGTCCCAGGATAATACCAAGATTATCGAGCAAGGCGTGTTCGAGAAACAGAGCAAGCGTCGAGGAACGAAACTTGGATTCAAGATGACGACTCAGGGCGAGTTTTTCTACATAAGCAATGCCGATAAAATGCTTGAGTTGTTTAGATTGAgggatgaaaaagaaatagcAAAGGGTACCACCAGGAGAacaaagagattgaaagaaaaaggagtGACAGACGAGGAAATTAAAAGTTCTCTTGAGCAATCTAAGATTCAAATGTTGGTGGCTCCATTTACTACGTTGTACATGGATAGGGCTAAGATAAGAGATGTTGCTTGGGGTTTAACTAACAACCGCAAACTCGATGTTGTGGTCACCTTAACAAACAATACTATTGAGTATTACAATGTTGCCGTTCCTGAATCGGTGAGAAAACATAAAGTTGGTGATCATGTGTCCCAGCTTAAGTATTCCTTGGATCAATTGGGTCACAGGCATGACATCAGAGCTGTGGATATCTCTGACGATGATACATTACTGGTAACAGGATCAAATAATCAGTTGAAAGTTTGGAATACAAAACGTAGTACATGTATTCGAACCTTTGATAAGGTCGGATACGTGATCTCAGCAAAATTTCTTCCAGGAGGAGCGTTAGTTGTAATTGGAACAAAGGAGGGTCATTTGCAACTACTTGACCTTGCATCTTCTACTGTCGTGGattcaattgatgatgcACATAACGGCAAAGCTATCTGGTCGATCGACTTGACTCCGGATGGAAAGACAATTGTGACCGGATCCACCGATAAAACAGTGAAGTTTTGGGAAATCAAGGTGGATCAAGAGCTAATTCCAGGAACTACAGACAAGTTTAttaaacttcttcatttgaaaCATACACGTACTTTAGAGCTTACAGACGATGTACTTTGTGTTCGGATTTCACCGGATTGCAAGTATCTTGCAGTGTCTTTGATGGATAATACTGTGAAAGTGTTTTTCTATGATACTCtaaagttcttcttgagtTTGTATGGTCATAAACTACCTGTTTTATCGATTGATATCTCTTTTGATTCAAAAACGATTATCACTTCCTCTGCTGATAAGAACATTCGTATCTGGGGTCTTGATTTTGGTGACTGCCATAGATCTATCTTTGGTCATCAAGATTCCATTATGGCTGTTCGTTTCTTCCCCGAATCCAAAGATTTTGTCAGTTGTTCAAAGGATGGCATGGTGAAATGCTGGGACGGTGTTAAGTTTGAGAACATACAAAAATTAGCTGCACATCAGTCGGAAGTTTTAAATTTGGCAGTTAGCCATAGTGGAGAGTTCTTTGTGACCGTGTCTCATGATACCAGTATAAGAATATGGAAGCAGACGGATGACCAAGTGTTCATagaggaagagagagaaaggGAAATGGATGAAACTTATGAGAACGATTTGTTAAACTCTCTTGAAGGTAGCAATGGTGACGAAATTGGCAAGAAGAATGTGgacgatgaagaggctAGCGATGAAGATAATGTTGAACGAGTTACAAAGCATACCATGGAGAATTTGAAAGCAGGAGAAAAGCTAATGGAGGTTCTTGATTTTGgttggaaagaagttgaagccaGGAGAGAATATGAAGCCCAGAAAAGGATGTTTAAACAGGGCAAATTGAGCAGTAAGCCGATTATGCCACAGAGCAATCCATTACTGTTAGCGTTGAAAGTGACGCCGGAACAGTATGTGTTGGAAACTTTGAGTAAGATTCGTTCGGCTCAACTAGAGGATGCACTTCTTGtgcttcctttttcttaCACGGTGAAATTACTAAGGTTTATTAGAATATGGACTAATCCAGAGGTTCGTGCCAAAAATGGAGCTCAGATTCCAAGAATTTGCAAagctcttttctttgccgTAAGAACAAATAACATGGAACTAATAAGTCAAAAGGATCCAGAGATTAGAATGGAGGTTATAGAATTGAAGGACCAATTGAGACATATTTTGAAAGACAGATGCGACGACTTGGGATTTAGTATTGCCGGTCTAAAGTACATGCAGGATCAATGGAAACAAAATCATAGCCATGTATTCGAGGATCCAGAAACTAATAACGAGAAGTCGAGAAAGAGGGTTTATACTACTTTAGCATAAAATAGATATACATAAATGTGTTGACGTTTGTGGAACGGTACCATGTGTAGTGTGTTACAGGTATATAACTAATTCATGTACTTGCTGCTCTTCTTTAACTGCTGCTTAAGTTGACATGAAGGCTATTTATTCTGCTCTACGGAAACTATTTTTTTCCGCGCAAATCTCTTCTCCGACGCGGAGAAACGAGGGAGATGAGGGTAATATGAGAAGCGATGCTCATTGGAATCATGAGAATAGATCAACAATAAAACGAGTAAAGAAAGCGTGAAAGTGGGACTAAAGATGTGACCAAATAAACTATGGGATCTGTGAAGGATCGGAATGGCTTGGCCAGCTATTTTAGAAACTTAAACTAGTACTAAACTTAACGGTTGGAGAAATCCCGTAGGATTAGTACGGCGGAGGCCACCGCATCCGCATGGTAAATTTCTCCAGTCTGGGGATAGAATCGCGGAGATGATCCGAAGCTGGTGGCAATAGATGGgtaaaaaggaaaagaagatgcatCCATCCATCGGCAGTAATATATACGCTACACTAATGTGAAGATTCAATCACTTACTAGAGGTGAAGAAAGTAGTGATACGAGTCAGAAAATAGCGTAGGCTCATTCTGAAAGAAAGCCAATGCAGCTGGCAACGTACAAGTTTTTGTAAAAGCGCTACGTAGTCAGAAAGGACACGATTCACCTAATATGCCGATCTGAGCACCGTAGTAAACCCGGAGAATCGCTACTCATGTCCCCTAGATTCCGAATCTGCACTTAGCTTACCAATTTTTCGAGCACTTTCGATTGTCGGCGTCAAGTCGCCCAAAATAGGGGCACtagaaaatttttcaaagacaTATAAAGTGAGAAAATGTGGGGCGGAATAGATATGAGTACAGAGTGCAGAATAGTAACAACTCTGCTCTTCTCTAGAAActccttgtttcttcttttaaAGTATCACATACTTCACCTATAAGTTCAAACATGTTAAGATTTGTTCGTCCgcagttgaaaaagtctGTCGCCTTTATGGTGAGAAACTATTCCCAcaaggagttgaaattCGGCGTTGAAGGTCGTGCTGCTCTCCTTAAGGGTGTGGAGATTATGGCTAGGGCCGTCAGTGTCACATTGGGACCTAAAGGTCGTAATGTGTTAATTGAGCAACCTTTTGGTGCTCCTAAGATCACCAAAGATGGTGTCACAGTTGCCAAATCTATTAATTTGAAAGATAGATTCGAAAATCTGGGTGCAAAGCTATTGCAGGATGTTGCCTCTAAGACTAATGAATCTGCTGGTGACGGTACCACTTCGGCCACCGTTCTCGGCCGTGCTATTTTTACTGAGTCCGTGAAGAATGTTGCAGCCGGTTGCAACCCTATGGACTTGAGAAGAGGTTCTCAGGCCGCTGTCAATGCCGTTATAAAgtatttggagaagaacCGTAAGGAGTTGACTACCTCTGAGGAAATTGCTCAAGTTGCCACCATTTCTGCCAATGGTGATACTCATATTGGTCAATTGTTGGCTTCTGCCATGGAAAAGGTTGGTAAGGAAGGTGTCATTACAGTCAAGGAAGGTAAGACACTTGAAGACGAGCTGGAGGTTACTGAGGGTATGCGTTTTGATAGAGGTTACATTTCTCCTTACTTCATTACTGACACAAAGTCCGGCAAGATCGAATTTGAAAACCCacttattcttctttctgagaagaagatctctTCCATTCAGGATATCTTACCATCTCTTGAGCTTTCAAGTAAGATGAGAAGACCCTTGATGGTTGTTGCTGAGGACATTGATGGCGAAGCTTTAGCCGCATGCATCTTAAACAAGTTGAGAGGACAGGTGCAAGTTGTCTGTGTTAAGGCTCCCGGTTTCGGAGACAACAGGAAGAATATTCTTGGTGATGTTGCAGTCTTGACTGGTTCTACCGTGTTCACCGAAGAATTGGATCTTAAGCCTGAGAATGCCACCCCTGAGCAGTTGGGTTCTTGTGGTTCCGTTACCATTACTAAAGAGGACACAGTCATCTTGAATGGTGTCGGATCTAAGGAGAGTATTGCTCAAAGATGTGAGCAGATCAGAGGTGCCGTTGAGGATAAGGCAACTACCGAATAcgagaaggagaagttgcATGAGAGATTGGCCAAGCTTTCTGGAGGAGTTGCAGTCATTAAGGTTGGTGGTTCTTCAGAGATTGAGGTtagtgaaaagaaggacAGATATGATGATGCCCTTTGCGCTACTAGAgctgctgttgaagaaggtatcTTGCCTGGTGGAGGTACCGCTTTGGTTAAGGCCTCCAGAATTTTGAAGGACTTGAAGGCTGAAAATTTCGATCAGAAGCTTGGTATTAAGATTGTTGAGGCTGCTATTACCAAGCCAGCCAAGATCATCGTTGAAAATGCTGGCGAAGAAGGTTCCGTTGTTGTCGGAAAGCTATTGGACGAGTATGGTGATCAGTTTAACCTCGGTTACGATTCTGCTAAGAATGAGTATGTGGATATGCTTGAAGCTGGTATCATAGATCCATTTAAGGTTGTTAAGAATGGTTTAGTTGATGCTTCTGGTGTTGCTTCTTTATTGGCTACTACTGAGTGTGCCATTGTTGATGCCCCAGAGCCAAAGTCTGCTGCTCCAAATCCAGGTATGGGTGGAGGAATGGGCGGAATGGGAGGTTTCTAAGGAGGTGCTACGATGTTATAATGTGATGTCATGTACTTCAGATTAACTTGTTCGGTTCGGCCTGGTTTCTTctgtctttctttatctatctttttttacttctttttgtttgaTGTCTAAATCCTGTTTATATTGTCAAGACTGCAGTGTCCTGTAACTAAGTTTTTGTCGGTATCTTATATTTTTGACAACTAAATGTCGCGTGCCTTTTAAGGCTGGATGGTTCCATATCTATATCTAGATATCTTCTCCTAAGGGATCTAATGTCATCGGTGCAGATCTTTTCATCGTTTTGGTTATTTGGTCTTATCAATAATGTTCTTTATGTAGTGATTCTCTCGGCAGCTGTGGATCTTGTGGGACCTACTGCCCCAAAAGCTATAGTCTTGATGGCGGATGTGCTACCTTCGTTCATTTGTAAATTAACAGCTCCTTTCTACATTCAAATCATTCCATATCATGTCAGGATATGGATCTTGGCAGGATTGAGTGGTACGGGTATGTTGATCATATCTTTGGTTGATAGTCTCACTTTATCACTCTGTGGAATTGTGCTAGCCTCAGTCTCTTCTGGGTTAGGTGAAATCACATTCCTTCAACTGACTCATTACTACACTGATATTTCACTACATGGATGGTCATCCGGAACCGGTGGTGCTGGTTTAATTGGTTCTTTTGTGTTCATGCTTCTGACCACCATTATTGGGATTTCGCCAAGAACAACCCTATTGATATTCTCGATAGTTCCTTGTGTCTTGGTCgctgctttcttcttgatgcTACCGTCCAGAAGTCGGCTAGTGAGAAATTGTCCAGCTTCtaatgaagaaattcagCATATTTTTTGCCCTACCGTGCCTATCGGTAGTACTCAAGATATCTCACCCGATGCACTTCCTATCATTCGGGGAGAAGCTGAAGATGGTGCTGAAGAAATGACTAAGTATGAGCATAGGACATTCAAAGATCATATTTTAGTCACCGTAGAGCGCATTAAACCATATTTTGTGCCCTATATGGGGCCTCTATTCACCGTATATATGGCTGAATATATAATTAACCAAGGGATATCGCCTACTCTACTCTTCCCCCTTAAGGATATGCCCTTTGCTCATTTCAGAGATGCCTACGTTACTTACAGCACACTTTACCAAACTGGTGTGTTCATTTCACGGTCTTCTGGTGCCCTTGTCAAACTAGATCATTTGTACATTCCATCTCTCTTACAGGTTGTTAATCTTTTAGCGTGTGTTTTGCAATCGATGTTCATGTGGCTGCCAAATATCTACTTGGTTTTCTTACTTGTTTTCTATGAGGGTTTGTTAGGAGGTCTTTCGTACGTTAACACTTTCAGAGCAGTTGCTGAGAGAACCGATAtttcagaaagagagttTGCTATGGGTTGTGTTGGTATGAGCGATAGTGGTGGTATTGTTGTCGCTGCGATCTTTTCTATGTTCTTGGAGCCTTCATTATGTTCATACCAAGTAAGTAACGGTCGGCCTTGGTGCTCGCTGCAATAAATTGTTTCATAAAGTCATTAATATATTACAATTGTATACTACATTCCCATCATCATTTACACCTTCACCGCCGACTCGTAGATCAAGCACTTTTCTCTTGTTTGCTGCATTAGGTTCTCGAttattttttgatttgtGTCGTTTGTCTGGACACCATTCAATATAGTGAAACACTGAAGTAAAGTCAAGTTCACCGAATAACTCTCCTTCATTGCCTCGTCATTAGCACTTCCAGAACCGTCAACGTCGGCATGGGTGTTCTCTCCAATGGGGCTAGATAGCGAGCTATTTGTGTTCAAAATATTGATACTGGAAATCATACTGTCatgttctcttctttccttttccgTTTCTGAATGGCGATTCATCTCGTATAACGGAATGACCAAATTATCCCTAAAAGAAGCTAATGCGATATTAGAGACCGGAATATTAGTGGGAACGGTTGGAAATTGTATGGAAAGATCATCAAAAAGAGCAGCACCAGATTCTAGAGGCAAGAACACGCCTTGAAggtagaagaagatcttgtCATAGAATGTATCCCAAAGTAACGAACAGCTCTTCTCAAAATTGATATTGGTAGAAAACACGGCAGTATTTGGAGAATTTCCAAGCGAGTTTGAGTGATTTCTAGCGCGTTTAGAAGGACTATCCTCATTGATGCTGCGTAATTTTACCGTCCTCTCACGTTCATCATAGTAAAGTAAGTTCATAAGAGTCGACATTCCCACTCGCAGAAAGTTTgtaatcttctcttcaatcttGCCGTATCTTCCGAATCCAGTAAGTGTAGGGGTAATAGTCTTCATAGAAGAAGTCGCAGGAGAGGTATTCATACTATATGTAGAGCTTAATATTGGTACCGGCGCAGTTAGGGGAGAAAAGGCTGAGGTAGTAGGAGACACATCAGTAATTTCATTGGTACTAGAGTTAACATTGTCGTTGCTGTCGTATGAGCTCGACCCTGAACAGAGCTTCATGTAGAGGTAGACGAGTTTGTTTATCTCTTCTACTGGTGCCTTTAATCTTCCACCATGGAAGATTGGCTTCACCAAAGAGCAGAATATAGCCCAGGCCTCGTCGCCTATAGcatctttgtcttctgctAGTGTCGACACATCGTTTGCAGTATTCTTTTTGGAATTTCCATCCAAGTTTAATTGCTGTAGTTCTTGTAGAACTGAATGCATATCACTagtagaaagagaagtGTTGACGGCCGATGGATGGAACGAATAAAGTGCCTCCCTCCCACCATCTAAAGAGAGTTTAGAATTCGAGTTCGAGGAGGACTTCAGAGAGTCCTTTCGGGGATGTAGTAAGTAGTGGTGTGAGCGATACTTAGTCCAGCTTTTGGGAGGGAGGGAGGTGGAATTTGCCATAGAATACCTGTCAGCGGCCACAGCGTCAGAATATCCAGCaattctttccaattcCTTTGATGTCCTCACCAAAGGGGATTTCATATCCctatttgaagaaggcaATAGTGAGGTCTGAATCGAGAGATTATCGTGACGTTTCAATTTTGATGCAAATCCTCCAGAGGTAGTAGGCGCCGTCTTCAGGGGCAGAAACACcttatttgaagaagggGCTGTTGTTCCCTCATAAGAGTTTTCCAATGGAACTTTTGAGTACCGAAAAGAGTCGTCGTCTGCACCAGAAGGTGTCTGATTCTTCTCTGCCGACTTTCTGGGGAAGAATTTACCCAGTTTGCGTTCTCTACCTCTCAATGTCGAATAAGTATCTGCGGAATCGATCGAGGAATCGCCCGAATGGGCTCTAAATAA
The sequence above is a segment of the Brettanomyces nanus chromosome 4, complete sequence genome. Coding sequences within it:
- a CDS encoding uncharacterized protein (BUSCO:EOG09340DDR), whose product is MMYSIPIDVKIVSDIFGSPYHEEVDQDDPSSDYAVVLDWLSEQINPDFTQMVEVPLRVKNSLRTIGSCNDWMFDKFSGMIRRKLNTLSEDEGSLVGYEWLEILLRHISNLSELLHRTYEIVGLNSTQERLMERLEDTVFQSWVNKSTVLQAIKRVYEDNLFSDDTTTSHSLVKLAGLLNKIDLDSELTLLLLDTAHSRIKMFVNDICAHSWNKPRLSRLLSWVKDELFPRMDRLVPDDEFSAVCLVEIAKIELAKLRTDEIFDIVIDYPDSKCALEEVRLCLGTAEQQSRLVESFIFQSKKRLLHAGTDSTDIISCYISAIRSFLIIDHRGVLLDKACRPIRNYLKSRKDTVQRIVYALLNTSPENKLIELAIELRNSNNRSMAHNETERVLEWVPDPVDALPDFRKGVVEDIVESLISIFESKDLFVEEFVKVFSERLLQVTNYDVRDIYNDMHLLKSRFGNQEFNSLDVMLKDMLQSKSIDRKLKGKAPDNVHASIISHLYWPKLPKYSFKLPEEVNAAYVGYQKAYEAHKRGRKLLICPSLSKVNLSLEIKGTSHKFLVTADKAAIIYFFQEQPPKSRVKLGLLCMRLQLPLKLAKEGLKYWTSQAVLSECGLNEYRVNE
- a CDS encoding uncharacterized protein (BUSCO:EOG0934323B) translates to MARPASVRQFLEVSGISSSEVATFFLDRNNGRLAESINDFFSNPRVVQEVEKRTKKNSKKSMKSVSTELKELFNKYKEPQLDSTGKSYIGIDGTMRYLEDLGYEPEDEVVLCLADFLDSQKVGDFKEEQFLTNWNNVGCNTIEQMHNYIDINLRPKLLDDPEYFRAIYQYTFKFILEKNEKTLPLDMAQEYWHLLLPGEFSLELETFIKFLHDTSKTEITRDQWNMLLPFLQDYHNDPTLNGYDESQSWPLLMDKFYEYIKSDEH
- a CDS encoding uncharacterized protein (BUSCO:EOG09340CD3) gives rise to the protein MVKSYTRYELANTLGVIASHSNSIYIAPNLEINKKSAGKVITAGLEEILVWNIKAGELLERLRDGVVPGALNSATQSPPAQVNSLAYEPVSNVLAAGYSDGSIKIWDLTSRSVIINFEGHRSAVTVLKFDRSGARLISGSRDTTIILWDLVGETGLFKLKGHRDLITGIEFLSDVDKTGTDDLDDWLLTTAKDGLIKLWDLKSQQCIETHMAHSGECWSLALNTTKEMCITCGMENQVKIWKIDLSQDNTKIIEQGVFEKQSKRRGTKLGFKMTTQGEFFYISNADKMLELFRLRDEKEIAKGTTRRTKRLKEKGVTDEEIKSSLEQSKIQMLVAPFTTLYMDRAKIRDVAWGLTNNRKLDVVVTLTNNTIEYYNVAVPESVRKHKVGDHVSQLKYSLDQLGHRHDIRAVDISDDDTLLVTGSNNQLKVWNTKRSTCIRTFDKVGYVISAKFLPGGALVVIGTKEGHLQLLDLASSTVVDSIDDAHNGKAIWSIDLTPDGKTIVTGSTDKTVKFWEIKVDQELIPGTTDKFIKLLHLKHTRTLELTDDVLCVRISPDCKYLAVSLMDNTVKVFFYDTLKFFLSLYGHKLPVLSIDISFDSKTIITSSADKNIRIWGLDFGDCHRSIFGHQDSIMAVRFFPESKDFVSCSKDGMVKCWDGVKFENIQKLAAHQSEVLNLAVSHSGEFFVTVSHDTSIRIWKQTDDQVFIEEEREREMDETYENDLLNSLEGSNGDEIGKKNVDDEEASDEDNVERVTKHTMENLKAGEKLMEVLDFGWKEVEARREYEAQKRMFKQGKLSSKPIMPQSNPLLLALKVTPEQYVLETLSKIRSAQLEDALLVLPFSYTVKLLRFIRIWTNPEVRAKNGAQIPRICKALFFAVRTNNMELISQKDPEIRMEVIELKDQLRHILKDRCDDLGFSIAGLKYMQDQWKQNHSHVFEDPETNNEKSRKRVYTTLA
- the HSP60 gene encoding chaperonin (BUSCO:EOG09341CKN); the protein is MLRFVRPQLKKSVAFMVRNYSHKELKFGVEGRAALLKGVEIMARAVSVTLGPKGRNVLIEQPFGAPKITKDGVTVAKSINLKDRFENLGAKLLQDVASKTNESAGDGTTSATVLGRAIFTESVKNVAAGCNPMDLRRGSQAAVNAVIKYLEKNRKELTTSEEIAQVATISANGDTHIGQLLASAMEKVGKEGVITVKEGKTLEDELEVTEGMRFDRGYISPYFITDTKSGKIEFENPLILLSEKKISSIQDILPSLELSSKMRRPLMVVAEDIDGEALAACILNKLRGQVQVVCVKAPGFGDNRKNILGDVAVLTGSTVFTEELDLKPENATPEQLGSCGSVTITKEDTVILNGVGSKESIAQRCEQIRGAVEDKATTEYEKEKLHERLAKLSGGVAVIKVGGSSEIEVSEKKDRYDDALCATRAAVEEGILPGGGTALVKASRILKDLKAENFDQKLGIKIVEAAITKPAKIIVENAGEEGSVVVGKLLDEYGDQFNLGYDSAKNEYVDMLEAGIIDPFKVVKNGLVDASGVASLLATTECAIVDAPEPKSAAPNPGMGGGMGGMGGF